The region TGATGTTGCGTGCGCCCTTATTTTAATATATCGTTTCGGCAGACAGTGGAGCAGTGTTGATCTGGCTTCCTTGATGAATACCGACTAAAGAGCATTTATGACACACATTAAGCGATCAGCCTTAGTTCCTTTCTCTGCTGACAAGCTCTACGACTTGGTGAATGCGATCGAAACGTATCCTGAGTTTTTGCCGTGGTGCAGTGATACAAAAATTTTAGAGTCATCGCCTGAGGTGATGTTGGCTAGTATGACGATTGCAGGTGGCGGCTTTAGCAAAACCTTCACGACGCGCAATGAATTATTCCCACCTGAAAAAATTATCATGCGTCACGTTGATGGCCCCTTCAAATCACTCACGGGCGAATGGCGTTTTGTACCGTTGTCTAATGACGGTTGTCGTGTTGAGTTGGATATGCATTTTGAAGTCGAAAGCGGCATAAAAGGTATGTTATTTGGTGTGGTCTTTAATAAAATTGCCGACAAACTTGTTGATGCATTTTGTGCGCGAGCCAAAGAGCTATATGCAAACGATTAATGTTACTGTTACCTATGCTTTGCCTGATCAGCAGCCTGTTTTTTCTGTGAGCCTTAAAAGTACCGCGGTGGTGTTAGATGCATTGCTCGCCTCCGGTATTTTAAAACAGTTTCCAGAGATTGATTTGAAAACCCAACGCGTGGGTATTTTTTCTGAATGTGTGATGCTCAGTGAAAAATTAAAAGACGGCGATCGGGTTGAGATTTATCGTCCCTTGACCATCGACCCCAAAGACGCGCGTCGCCTGCGCGCTCAAAAAAGAGCCTAAGCCTCTTTGTATTTGCAAAATAAGATTAACACTGCGCAAGCCACACACAAGATGGGCAGTAAGCTTAAGGCCCATTGGTAATCACGCACCGCATAATGAATGCTGCCGATATGGTGCGTGTGAGCAACATTGTGTAATACGAAACCCAGGATGAGTTGCAAGACCGGCGCAACGCCGATGCCTAGTGTATTCGTAAATCCGATGCGCGTGCTGGCGGCGACGCGCGGCTCGAGCTCATGAATTAATGTGTAATTCCACAAATACACATTGCTGGTAATGCCGATCAAAAAGAAAACCAAGCATAACCATAAGTAATCAAGCTTCACAACAAAGATCACGACGCAATAAAGCGCGGCAGTGAGCAATGCCATGAGTGCGAGAATAAATCGTGGTTTTTTGCAGTAATTATAAAACCAACCAAAAAAGGGTGCTGCAATTGCGGTGCCCAAGAAAATAAAGCTTGAGCTGATGGCGGCTTGAGTGAGATTAAGTTTGTGAGAGCTGACTAAAAACGGGATGCCCCAAGACGCGATAAAGACCGTTTGTGGCGTCATCAATGCGCCCGCATAAAGTCCGTTGCAGACAGCACGAAAATTCGTGA is a window of Gammaproteobacteria bacterium CG11_big_fil_rev_8_21_14_0_20_46_22 DNA encoding:
- a CDS encoding RnfH family protein translates to MQTINVTVTYALPDQQPVFSVSLKSTAVVLDALLASGILKQFPEIDLKTQRVGIFSECVMLSEKLKDGDRVEIYRPLTIDPKDARRLRAQKRA
- a CDS encoding ubiquinone-binding protein, which codes for MTHIKRSALVPFSADKLYDLVNAIETYPEFLPWCSDTKILESSPEVMLASMTIAGGGFSKTFTTRNELFPPEKIIMRHVDGPFKSLTGEWRFVPLSNDGCRVELDMHFEVESGIKGMLFGVVFNKIADKLVDAFCARAKELYAND